Proteins from one Ramlibacter sp. PS4R-6 genomic window:
- a CDS encoding acyl-CoA thioesterase — MSTNSSAPVPLPKDKELVLKVIPLPADTNGNGDIFGGWVMAQVDLAGSVLPARYTKGRMATVAVNEFIFKQPVRVGDILSFFSEVTRVGRTSVSVKVEVYAERHLAQGQYVKVTEANLTYVAIDDMGRPREIPKP, encoded by the coding sequence ATGTCGACGAACTCAAGTGCCCCGGTGCCGCTGCCCAAGGACAAGGAGCTGGTGCTCAAGGTGATCCCGCTGCCCGCGGACACCAACGGCAACGGCGACATCTTCGGCGGCTGGGTCATGGCCCAGGTCGACTTGGCCGGCTCCGTGCTGCCCGCGCGCTACACCAAGGGCCGCATGGCCACGGTGGCCGTGAACGAATTCATCTTCAAGCAGCCGGTGCGCGTGGGCGACATCCTGTCGTTCTTTTCCGAGGTGACGCGCGTGGGCCGCACGTCGGTGTCGGTGAAGGTGGAGGTGTACGCCGAACGCCACCTGGCGCAAGGCCAGTACGTGAAGGTGACGGAGGCCAACCTCACCTACGTCGCCATCGACGACATGGGCCGGCCGCGCGAGATCCCGAAGCCCTAG
- a CDS encoding branched-chain amino acid ABC transporter permease, giving the protein MRFLFKTDYAQDIALAKHGGHVFWYGLLLAFLFGAPWIVPDYWLAQLTFTLIYGIVGVGLMLLAGFTGLFSIGHAAFLGVGAYTEAYLVNHGVPFPLALVTSAALSAAVGVIVGLPALRVKGIYLGIATIAMAFIVEEVLARWEHVTGGNAGLAVKKPAIGDWAIDTPTSFYFLCLVVTIITTLAILNLLRSPTGRAFVAIRDSEVSAQSMGIHLARYKTLSFAISAALAGLGGALYAHKLTFISPDQFNILESINLLLIVVIGGLGSVHGAFLGAIFFISMPQLIALGKDWLPAAIGQAPGLQGVVYGAVLIAFVLFEPLGLYGRWLKVRTYLQLFPFYRQGLFKRQKSFQKSDRLR; this is encoded by the coding sequence ATGAGATTCCTGTTCAAGACCGACTACGCGCAGGACATCGCGCTGGCCAAGCACGGCGGCCATGTGTTCTGGTACGGGCTGCTGCTGGCGTTCCTCTTCGGCGCGCCGTGGATCGTGCCGGACTACTGGCTGGCGCAGCTGACCTTCACGCTGATCTACGGCATCGTCGGCGTGGGCCTGATGCTGCTGGCGGGTTTCACCGGCCTGTTCTCCATCGGCCACGCGGCTTTCCTGGGCGTGGGCGCGTACACCGAGGCCTACCTCGTCAACCACGGCGTGCCCTTCCCGCTGGCGCTGGTCACCTCGGCGGCGCTGTCGGCGGCCGTGGGTGTCATCGTCGGCCTGCCGGCGCTGCGCGTGAAAGGCATCTACCTGGGCATCGCCACCATCGCCATGGCCTTCATCGTCGAGGAAGTGCTGGCCCGCTGGGAGCACGTGACCGGCGGCAACGCGGGCCTGGCGGTGAAGAAGCCGGCCATCGGCGACTGGGCCATCGACACGCCCACCAGCTTCTACTTCCTGTGCCTGGTGGTCACCATCATCACGACGCTGGCCATCCTGAACCTGCTGCGCTCGCCCACCGGCCGCGCCTTCGTCGCCATCCGCGACTCGGAGGTGTCGGCGCAGAGCATGGGCATCCACCTGGCGCGCTACAAGACGCTGTCGTTCGCGATCTCCGCGGCGCTGGCGGGCCTGGGCGGCGCGTTGTACGCGCACAAGCTCACGTTCATCTCGCCGGACCAGTTCAACATCCTCGAGTCGATCAACCTGCTGCTGATCGTGGTGATCGGCGGGCTGGGTTCGGTGCACGGGGCGTTCCTGGGCGCGATCTTCTTCATCTCCATGCCGCAGCTGATCGCACTGGGCAAGGACTGGCTGCCCGCCGCCATCGGCCAGGCGCCGGGCCTGCAGGGCGTGGTGTACGGCGCCGTGCTGATCGCCTTCGTGCTGTTCGAGCCGCTGGGCCTGTACGGCCGCTGGCTGAAGGTGCGCACGTACCTGCAGCTCTTCCCCTTCTACCGCCAGGGCCTGTTCAAGCGGCAGAAGAGCTTCCAGAAATCCGACCGCCTGCGCTGA
- a CDS encoding ABC transporter ATP-binding protein, translated as MSMNPPAVSDLPVLKLLNVESAYGPIKAIRGVSLQVRRGEIATVLGSNGAGKTTILKTISGIIDPRKGSIEFKGEDITAKDPAHIVQEGLSHVPEGREVFPLLSVHDNLVMGAYTRKDKDGIARDMEAVYGYFPILKERSAQDAGLLSGGQQQMLAISRAIMASPDLILLDEPSLGLSPKLTKEIFEIVVRINRERGTTILLVEQNANMALNASDYGYVLENGRIVMEDSCAKLREKDDIKEFYLGMKEAGVRGERRWKKKKTWR; from the coding sequence ATGAGCATGAACCCACCCGCCGTCAGCGACCTGCCGGTCCTGAAGCTGCTGAACGTCGAATCGGCGTACGGGCCCATCAAGGCCATCCGCGGCGTGAGCCTGCAGGTGCGCCGCGGCGAGATCGCCACCGTGCTCGGCTCCAACGGCGCCGGCAAGACCACCATCCTCAAGACCATCTCGGGGATCATCGACCCGCGCAAGGGCTCGATCGAGTTCAAGGGCGAGGACATCACCGCGAAGGACCCCGCGCACATCGTGCAGGAAGGCCTGTCGCACGTGCCCGAGGGCCGCGAGGTGTTCCCGCTGCTGTCGGTGCACGACAACCTGGTGATGGGCGCCTACACGCGCAAGGACAAGGACGGGATCGCGCGCGACATGGAAGCCGTGTACGGCTACTTCCCGATCCTCAAGGAGCGTTCGGCGCAGGACGCCGGCCTGCTCTCCGGCGGCCAGCAGCAGATGCTGGCCATCTCGCGCGCCATCATGGCGTCGCCCGACCTCATCCTGCTGGACGAGCCGAGCCTGGGCCTGTCGCCCAAGCTCACCAAGGAGATCTTCGAGATCGTCGTGCGCATCAACCGCGAGCGCGGCACGACCATCCTTCTCGTGGAGCAGAACGCCAACATGGCCCTGAACGCGTCCGACTACGGCTACGTGCTGGAGAACGGCCGCATCGTGATGGAGGACTCCTGCGCCAAGCTGCGCGAGAAGGACGACATCAAGGAGTTCTACCTGGGCATGAAGGAAGCCGGCGTGCGCGGCGAGCGGCGCTGGAAGAAGAAGAAGACGTGGAGATGA
- a CDS encoding branched-chain amino acid ABC transporter permease, translating into MQIVQLVVSGIAQGCIYGLIALGFVLIYKATETVSFVQGDLMMLGAFGGLAALTLMGVPFWAAVPAAIAGMALFGLLLERIVIRPILGQPAFSIVMLTIGIGYVARGLITMIPGIGTDTHSLPVPYKDGIINAGTLVLNVEQLVVIGATATLCLVLFAVFKYSKIGIAMQASSQNQLAAYYMGIPVKTLNGLVWALAAAVAAIAGLLLAPITFVHSNMGFVGLKAFPAAVVGGFGSLPGAIVGGLVIGVVESLAGFYLPDGFKDTAPYIVVLLMLMIKPNGLFGEKLRKKV; encoded by the coding sequence TTGCAGATCGTCCAACTCGTGGTCAGCGGCATTGCGCAGGGGTGCATCTACGGCCTCATCGCGCTGGGCTTCGTGCTGATCTACAAGGCCACCGAAACCGTGAGCTTCGTGCAGGGCGACCTGATGATGCTGGGCGCGTTCGGCGGGCTTGCCGCGCTCACGCTCATGGGCGTGCCCTTCTGGGCCGCCGTGCCCGCGGCCATCGCCGGCATGGCGCTGTTCGGGCTGCTGCTCGAGCGCATCGTGATCCGGCCCATCCTCGGCCAGCCGGCGTTCTCCATCGTCATGCTCACCATCGGCATCGGCTACGTGGCGCGCGGGCTCATCACCATGATCCCCGGCATCGGCACCGATACGCATTCGCTGCCGGTGCCCTACAAGGACGGCATCATCAACGCCGGCACGCTGGTGCTCAATGTGGAGCAGCTGGTGGTGATCGGCGCCACGGCCACGCTGTGCCTGGTGCTGTTCGCCGTCTTCAAGTACAGCAAGATCGGCATCGCCATGCAGGCGTCGTCGCAGAACCAGCTGGCGGCCTACTACATGGGCATCCCGGTCAAGACGCTCAACGGGCTGGTCTGGGCGCTGGCCGCGGCGGTCGCCGCCATCGCGGGCCTGCTGCTCGCGCCCATCACCTTCGTCCATTCCAACATGGGCTTCGTCGGCCTGAAGGCCTTCCCGGCCGCGGTGGTCGGCGGCTTCGGCAGCCTGCCCGGCGCCATCGTGGGCGGCCTCGTCATCGGCGTCGTCGAATCGCTCGCGGGCTTCTACCTGCCCGACGGCTTCAAGGACACCGCCCCCTACATCGTCGTGCTGCTCATGCTGATGATCAAGCCCAACGGGCTGTTCGGCGAGAAGCTGCGCAAGAAAGTCTGA
- a CDS encoding ABC transporter ATP-binding protein has protein sequence MSNDFLLSAKNISVRFGGVLAVNNVSFDVRRGEVFTLIGPNGAGKTTVFNLISRIYNPTEGSILFEGRELTRLPPHSVASLGIARTFQNIELFEHATVLQNLLIGRHTHRSTGFWSDMFFTPAARRGEIEARERVERVIDLLDLQHHRESMVAGLPYGVRKVVELARALCTEPKLLLLDEPSSGLNVEETEDMAFWIQDIQHELGITVLMVEHDMTLVSRVSDRVLAMNQGEVLAMGSPREVQTHPGVIEAYLGTIDEVADLRRAAA, from the coding sequence ATGAGCAACGACTTCCTCCTCTCGGCCAAGAACATCAGCGTGCGCTTCGGCGGCGTGCTGGCCGTCAACAACGTCAGCTTCGACGTGCGGCGCGGCGAGGTGTTCACCTTGATTGGCCCCAACGGCGCCGGCAAGACCACCGTGTTCAACCTGATCAGCCGCATCTACAACCCGACCGAAGGCTCCATCCTGTTCGAGGGCCGGGAGCTCACGCGGCTGCCGCCCCACAGCGTCGCCTCGCTGGGCATCGCGCGCACCTTCCAGAACATCGAGCTCTTCGAGCACGCCACCGTGCTGCAGAACCTGCTGATCGGCCGCCACACGCACCGCAGCACCGGCTTCTGGAGCGACATGTTCTTCACGCCGGCCGCGCGCCGTGGCGAGATCGAGGCGCGCGAAAGGGTCGAGCGCGTGATCGACCTGCTGGACCTGCAGCACCACCGCGAGTCCATGGTGGCCGGCCTGCCCTACGGCGTGCGCAAGGTGGTGGAGCTGGCGCGCGCGCTGTGCACGGAGCCCAAACTGCTGCTGCTCGACGAACCCTCGTCGGGCCTGAACGTGGAAGAGACGGAGGACATGGCCTTCTGGATCCAGGACATCCAGCACGAGCTGGGCATCACCGTGCTGATGGTGGAGCACGACATGACGCTGGTCTCGCGCGTGTCCGACCGCGTGCTGGCCATGAACCAGGGCGAGGTGCTGGCCATGGGCAGCCCGCGCGAAGTGCAGACGCATCCCGGTGTGATCGAGGCCTACCTCGGCACCATCGACGAAGTGGCCGACCTGCGGAGGGCCGCGGCATGA
- a CDS encoding ABC transporter substrate-binding protein, producing the protein MAIRTVLTAAVIALAASMACAQSQGVSKNEIVLGTIQDLSGPLAAYGKQARNGMQLRIDEANEQGGVYERKLKLAVEDSGYDPKKAVLAAQKLVEQEKIFALLGHIGTAPNIAAMPVLFDKGVINFLPLTGAREMYENPPHKLKYALLSPYYEQMRLALPKLVAEKKAEKVCIIYQDDDFGNEVLKGAEAGLKSMGKDLVEKTTFKRGATDFSSQVQKMKSAGCDFVVLGTIIRETVGTIAESRKNGFNPTFLGTVAAYSDLIHKLGGKAVDGMYATMTSQMPYTDETDLAIRFWANKYKTRFNEDPTIFSVYGYTIVDMFIKGARKTGPQLTTEGFLKAMDLTSFPSDSFGSPKMYFAPGRRLGSDASRLSQITDGRWKVVSDYFGTEAAMQAKAPPAAATATKSTTNGKKPATKS; encoded by the coding sequence ATGGCCATCCGCACCGTCCTCACCGCCGCCGTCATCGCGCTCGCGGCCTCCATGGCCTGCGCTCAGTCGCAGGGCGTGAGCAAGAACGAGATCGTGCTCGGCACGATCCAGGACCTGTCCGGCCCGCTGGCCGCCTACGGCAAGCAGGCGCGCAACGGCATGCAGCTGCGCATCGACGAAGCCAACGAGCAGGGCGGCGTGTACGAGCGCAAGCTGAAGCTGGCCGTCGAGGACTCGGGCTACGACCCCAAGAAGGCCGTGCTGGCCGCGCAGAAGCTGGTCGAGCAGGAGAAGATCTTCGCGCTGCTGGGCCACATCGGCACGGCGCCCAACATCGCCGCCATGCCGGTGCTGTTCGACAAGGGCGTCATCAACTTCCTGCCGCTGACGGGCGCGCGCGAGATGTACGAGAACCCGCCCCACAAGCTGAAGTACGCGCTGCTGTCGCCCTACTACGAGCAGATGCGCCTGGCCCTGCCCAAGCTGGTGGCGGAGAAGAAGGCCGAGAAGGTCTGCATCATCTACCAGGACGACGACTTCGGGAACGAGGTGCTCAAGGGCGCCGAGGCGGGCCTCAAGTCCATGGGCAAGGACCTGGTGGAGAAGACCACCTTCAAGCGCGGCGCCACCGACTTCTCCTCGCAGGTGCAGAAGATGAAGTCCGCCGGCTGCGACTTCGTGGTGCTGGGCACCATCATCCGCGAGACGGTGGGCACCATCGCCGAATCGCGCAAGAACGGCTTCAACCCCACCTTCCTGGGCACCGTGGCCGCCTACAGCGACCTGATCCACAAGCTGGGCGGCAAGGCGGTGGACGGCATGTACGCCACCATGACCTCGCAGATGCCTTACACGGACGAGACCGACCTGGCGATCCGCTTCTGGGCCAACAAGTACAAGACGCGTTTCAACGAGGACCCGACGATCTTCTCGGTGTACGGCTACACCATCGTCGACATGTTCATCAAGGGCGCGCGCAAGACCGGCCCGCAGCTGACCACCGAGGGGTTCCTCAAGGCCATGGACCTCACGTCCTTCCCGAGCGACAGCTTCGGCTCGCCCAAGATGTACTTCGCCCCCGGCCGCCGCCTGGGCAGCGACGCGTCGCGCCTGTCGCAGATCACCGACGGCCGCTGGAAGGTCGTGTCCGACTACTTCGGCACGGAAGCCGCGATGCAAGCCAAGGCGCCGCCCGCCGCGGCGACCGCGACGAAGTCCACCACCAACGGCAAGAAGCCCGCGACGAAGTCCTGA
- a CDS encoding ABCB family ABC transporter ATP-binding protein/permease — MATAAEAVRVPGHSDWATLGRLAPYLWEYKVRVVAALLFMIGAKLANVGVPLLLKQLVDAMSLKPGDATAVLVVPIGLLLAYGLLRLSTTLFTELRELVFSKATQGAARKIALQTFEHLHALSLRFHLERQTGGMTRDIERGVRGIESLISYSLYSIVPTIIEVALVLTILAVRFDAWFAWITIAALVVYVTFTVSVTEWRTQFRREANEFDSAAHTKAVDSLLNYETVKYFNNEGFESNRYDQSLQQLRKARLKSQTTLSLLNTGQQVIIATGLVLMLWRATEGVVAGHMTLGDLVMVNAFMIQLYIPLNFLGVLYREIKQSMTDLDKMFVLMDREREVADKPGAQPLVADQGDWTVRFEHVDFAYEPARPILHDVSFEIPAGKTVAVVGPSGSGKSTLARLLYRFYDVKGGRITIAGHDIREVTQFSLRRSIGIVPQDTVLFNDTVEYNIAYGRTGASREEVEEAARQARIHDFVASTPKGYATMVGERGLKLSGGEKQRVAIARTLLKNPPVMIFDEATSALDSANERAIQAELKGVAQNKTALVIAHRLSTIVDAHEILVMDAGRIVERGTHQQLLAKGGRYAEMWSLQQQSSDEAEKFTDVIGL; from the coding sequence ATGGCCACCGCCGCGGAAGCGGTGCGCGTGCCGGGCCACTCGGACTGGGCCACGCTGGGGCGCCTGGCGCCCTACCTGTGGGAATACAAGGTGCGCGTGGTGGCCGCGCTGCTCTTCATGATCGGCGCGAAGCTGGCCAACGTGGGGGTGCCGCTGCTGCTCAAGCAGCTGGTCGATGCGATGAGCCTCAAGCCGGGCGACGCAACGGCCGTGCTGGTGGTGCCCATCGGGCTGCTGCTGGCCTATGGCCTGCTGCGCCTGTCCACCACGCTCTTCACCGAACTGCGCGAGCTGGTGTTCTCCAAGGCCACGCAGGGCGCGGCGCGCAAGATCGCGCTGCAGACGTTCGAGCACCTGCATGCGCTGTCGCTGCGCTTCCACCTGGAGCGCCAGACCGGCGGCATGACGCGCGACATCGAGCGCGGCGTGCGCGGCATCGAGTCGCTGATCTCCTATTCGCTCTACAGCATCGTGCCCACGATCATCGAGGTGGCGCTGGTGCTGACGATCCTGGCCGTGCGCTTCGACGCGTGGTTCGCCTGGATCACCATCGCGGCGCTGGTGGTGTACGTGACCTTCACCGTGTCCGTCACCGAATGGCGCACGCAGTTCCGCCGCGAGGCCAACGAGTTCGATTCGGCCGCGCACACCAAGGCGGTGGACTCGCTCCTCAACTACGAGACGGTCAAGTACTTCAACAACGAAGGGTTCGAATCGAACCGCTACGACCAGAGCCTGCAACAGCTGCGCAAGGCGCGCCTGAAAAGCCAGACGACGCTGTCGCTCTTGAACACCGGGCAGCAGGTGATCATCGCCACGGGCCTGGTGCTGATGCTGTGGCGCGCCACCGAAGGCGTGGTCGCCGGGCACATGACGCTGGGCGACCTGGTGATGGTCAACGCTTTCATGATCCAGCTGTACATCCCGCTCAACTTCCTGGGCGTGCTGTACCGCGAGATCAAGCAGAGCATGACCGACCTGGACAAGATGTTCGTGCTGATGGACCGCGAGCGCGAGGTGGCCGACAAGCCGGGCGCGCAGCCGCTGGTGGCGGACCAGGGCGACTGGACGGTGCGCTTCGAGCACGTGGACTTCGCGTACGAGCCGGCGCGGCCCATCCTGCACGACGTGTCGTTCGAGATCCCCGCCGGCAAGACGGTGGCGGTGGTCGGGCCCTCGGGCTCGGGCAAGTCGACACTCGCGCGCCTGCTGTACCGCTTCTACGACGTGAAGGGCGGGCGCATCACCATCGCCGGCCACGACATCCGCGAGGTGACGCAGTTCAGCCTGCGCCGCTCGATCGGCATCGTGCCGCAGGACACGGTGCTGTTCAACGACACCGTGGAATACAACATCGCCTACGGCCGCACCGGCGCCTCGCGCGAGGAGGTGGAGGAAGCCGCCCGCCAGGCCCGCATCCACGATTTCGTCGCCTCCACGCCCAAGGGCTACGCCACGATGGTCGGCGAGCGCGGCCTGAAGCTGTCGGGCGGCGAGAAGCAGCGCGTGGCCATCGCGCGCACGCTGCTGAAGAACCCGCCGGTGATGATCTTCGACGAGGCCACCTCGGCGCTGGACTCGGCCAACGAACGCGCCATTCAGGCCGAACTGAAAGGCGTGGCGCAGAACAAGACGGCGCTGGTCATCGCGCACCGCCTGTCCACCATCGTCGACGCGCACGAGATCCTGGTGATGGACGCCGGCCGCATCGTCGAGCGCGGCACGCACCAGCAGCTGCTGGCCAAGGGCGGCCGCTACGCCGAGATGTGGTCGCTGCAGCAGCAGTCGAGCGACGAAGCCGAGAAGTTCACCGACGTGATCGGGCTATAG
- a CDS encoding crotonase/enoyl-CoA hydratase family protein, with amino-acid sequence MAAPIHVERDGPVTVVALDRREVRNAVDDATARALHEAFLAFDADDSARVAVFHGEHGHFCAGWDLQAGAKLGGAVFDHLDFDPADAKALGPMGPSRLLLSKPVIAAVSGAAVAGGMELALWCDMRVMEEDAYFGVYCRRFGVPLIDGGTVRLPRLVGMGHAMDLILTGRKVEAAEALQMGLANRVVPKGKSREAAIELAQQLAKFPQATMLADRMNAYEQWGKLLPEALHAEWERSKQRIADGIEGAGRFASGEGRHGKF; translated from the coding sequence ATGGCAGCACCCATCCACGTCGAGCGCGACGGCCCGGTCACGGTCGTCGCGCTCGATCGCCGTGAGGTGCGCAACGCCGTCGACGATGCGACGGCGCGCGCGCTTCACGAAGCCTTTCTCGCGTTCGACGCCGACGATTCCGCGCGCGTGGCGGTGTTCCACGGCGAGCACGGCCACTTCTGCGCGGGCTGGGACCTGCAGGCCGGCGCGAAGCTCGGCGGCGCCGTCTTCGATCACCTCGACTTCGATCCCGCCGATGCGAAAGCGCTGGGCCCGATGGGCCCTTCGCGCCTGCTGCTGTCCAAGCCGGTGATCGCCGCCGTCAGCGGTGCGGCCGTGGCGGGCGGCATGGAGCTCGCGCTGTGGTGCGACATGCGCGTGATGGAAGAGGACGCGTACTTCGGCGTCTACTGCCGCCGCTTCGGCGTGCCGCTGATCGACGGCGGCACCGTGCGCCTGCCACGCCTGGTCGGCATGGGCCATGCGATGGACCTGATCCTCACGGGGCGCAAGGTGGAAGCGGCGGAAGCGCTGCAGATGGGGCTGGCCAACCGCGTGGTGCCGAAGGGCAAGTCACGCGAAGCAGCGATCGAACTGGCGCAGCAGCTGGCGAAATTCCCGCAGGCGACGATGCTCGCCGACCGCATGAACGCCTACGAGCAGTGGGGCAAGTTGCTACCTGAAGCACTGCACGCCGAATGGGAGCGCAGCAAGCAGCGCATCGCCGACGGCATCGAGGGCGCGGGCCGCTTCGCCTCGGGCGAAGGCCGGCACGGCAAGTTCTAG
- a CDS encoding AMP-dependent synthetase/ligase: protein MNLWEAATVETARDFLEGPTIPVMFWQGVQARATRTCMRQKELGIWQPWTWAQVGDIVREVAGGLMALGFQPRETASILSNTRAEWTWADLAILSCNGVANGIYPTDAASQVEYLCADSGTSLLFVEDEEQLDKVLETRPQLPKLRMIIVFDMKGLRELKDPNVISMDALRELGRQYNAQHPDELMARVNATKPEELALLVYTSGTTGKPKGAMHSHGALVYQLHSYPELIPAEENGERMCFLPLCHIAERIFGEFLPLYVGVVINFVENPETVPENVREIQPTVLFAVPRVWEKFYSGVMIGLKEATKSQQAAYRWSIGVGMQIAELVLAGQPVPEGLKVKFRVARILALDNVRKLIGIHRAKLLLTGAAPISPELVKWYMALGVPMLEAWGMTETCGASTCIPLSRLKTGSIGPAGKHNQMRLDPETGEIQVKGPNIFMGYLNQPEKTRETFTDDGWLKTGDVGVVDEDGFYKITDRMKDIIITAGGKNITPSEFENELKFSPYITDAVVIGDRRPFLTVIIMIDQENVEKYAQDNDVPFSNYASLTRAPEVQALIQAEIDRANKKFARVEQVKKFFLLDTQLSAEDEELTPTMKLKRALVQKKYSPQIEAMYG from the coding sequence ATGAACCTGTGGGAAGCAGCGACGGTCGAGACGGCCAGGGATTTCCTCGAGGGACCGACCATCCCCGTGATGTTCTGGCAGGGTGTGCAGGCGCGCGCCACGCGCACCTGCATGCGCCAGAAGGAGCTGGGCATCTGGCAGCCGTGGACCTGGGCGCAGGTGGGCGACATCGTGCGAGAGGTGGCCGGCGGGCTGATGGCGCTGGGCTTCCAGCCGCGCGAGACGGCGTCGATCCTGTCCAACACGCGCGCCGAGTGGACGTGGGCGGATCTGGCGATCCTCTCGTGCAACGGCGTGGCCAACGGCATCTACCCCACCGACGCCGCCTCGCAGGTGGAATACCTGTGCGCCGACTCGGGCACCAGCCTGCTCTTCGTCGAGGACGAGGAGCAACTGGACAAGGTGCTGGAGACGCGCCCTCAGCTGCCGAAGCTGCGCATGATCATCGTCTTCGACATGAAGGGCCTGCGCGAGCTGAAGGACCCCAACGTGATCAGCATGGACGCGCTGCGCGAGCTGGGGCGGCAGTACAACGCCCAGCACCCGGATGAACTGATGGCGCGCGTGAACGCGACCAAGCCGGAAGAACTGGCGCTGCTGGTCTATACGTCCGGCACCACGGGCAAGCCCAAGGGCGCGATGCACAGCCACGGCGCGCTGGTGTACCAGCTGCACTCCTATCCCGAGCTGATCCCGGCCGAGGAGAACGGCGAGCGCATGTGCTTCCTGCCCCTGTGCCACATCGCCGAGCGCATCTTCGGCGAGTTCCTGCCGCTGTACGTGGGCGTGGTGATCAACTTCGTCGAGAACCCCGAGACCGTGCCCGAGAACGTGCGCGAGATCCAGCCCACGGTTCTGTTCGCGGTGCCGCGCGTGTGGGAGAAGTTCTACTCGGGCGTGATGATCGGCCTGAAGGAAGCCACGAAGTCGCAGCAGGCCGCCTACCGCTGGTCCATCGGCGTGGGCATGCAGATCGCGGAGCTGGTGCTCGCGGGCCAGCCGGTGCCCGAGGGGCTGAAGGTCAAGTTCCGCGTCGCGCGCATCCTGGCGCTGGACAACGTGCGCAAGCTGATCGGCATCCACCGCGCCAAGCTGCTCCTGACGGGCGCGGCGCCGATCTCGCCCGAGCTGGTCAAGTGGTACATGGCGCTGGGCGTGCCCATGCTGGAAGCCTGGGGCATGACCGAAACCTGCGGCGCATCCACCTGCATTCCGCTGAGCCGCCTGAAGACCGGCAGCATCGGCCCGGCCGGCAAGCACAACCAGATGCGGCTGGATCCCGAGACGGGCGAGATCCAGGTGAAGGGCCCCAACATCTTCATGGGCTACCTGAACCAGCCGGAGAAGACGCGCGAGACCTTCACCGACGACGGGTGGCTGAAAACCGGCGACGTCGGCGTGGTCGACGAGGACGGCTTCTACAAGATCACCGACCGCATGAAGGACATCATCATCACCGCGGGCGGCAAGAACATCACGCCCAGCGAGTTCGAGAACGAGCTGAAGTTCTCGCCCTACATCACCGACGCGGTGGTGATCGGCGACCGCCGCCCGTTCCTCACGGTGATCATCATGATCGACCAGGAGAACGTGGAGAAGTACGCGCAGGACAACGACGTGCCCTTCTCCAACTACGCCAGCCTCACGCGCGCGCCGGAGGTGCAGGCGCTGATCCAGGCCGAGATCGACCGCGCCAACAAGAAGTTCGCGCGCGTCGAGCAGGTCAAGAAGTTCTTCCTGCTGGACACGCAGCTGTCGGCCGAGGACGAGGAGCTGACGCCGACGATGAAGCTGAAGCGCGCGCTGGTGCAGAAGAAGTATTCGCCGCAGATCGAGGCGATGTACGGCTAG